CGTGACCGGGAAGACCATATCCCTTTCCGGGATTCGCGGCGACGGCGGGGGGGCCGTGCCGATCGGCCATCCTTCAGGCGACCCTGACCGGTGGCCGGGGACTTGTGCTAACTTGGACCCATGCTCACCTATACCGTGGCTCGCGACACGCTGATCGAATTCCTGCGAGCGGACGCCAAGGCGCACGCCGCGGGCCGCTACGACGAGATCGGGCGGCGCTTCGATCGCTTGGAGCACCAGTTCCCCACCGGCAACGCGCCGGAGTTGGGCCGGCTGCACATCGCGCTCGCCTTCTGGGACGGCTGGATCGACGCCCGCAACAACGGGTGGCCGCGCGGCCCGATCGCGCTCGATGCCTGGCCGGGGCTGGCCGAACAGGTGGCCGACGACCTCGCCCACGATCGCGAGATCTCGTCGCCCCTCGTGCTCGACCGCTTCGACCTCGTGGCCCATCCCAACCTGAACGAGCGCGTGCAGACGCTCGCCGCGCGGCTCCGGCAGCGAGAGACACCGCTCGCCGCCGGCTGACCGGCGCTCGCATGATATCTGCCCGAGAAGCCCTCGCCCGACTGCAGGAGGGCAACCGCCGATTCGTGTCCCGCATCGGGACGCACCAGCCCGCGCTTCAGGACTCGCGGCCCTTCGAACTGGCCATGGAGCAGCAGCCGTTCGCCATCGTCCTCGGATGCTCGGACGCGCGCGTGCCCGCCGAGATCGTGTTCGATCAGGGATTGGGCGACCTGTTCGTGATCCGCGTGGCCGGCAACATCGTGGCGCCGTCGCAGATCGGGAGCGTGGAGTTCGCGGCTTCGCGGTTCGGCACACCGCTGGTGGTGGTGCTCGGCCATTCGCAGTGCGGCGCGGTGCTGGCGACGATCGAAGAGTTGCAGCGGCCCGCCGAGACCCAGTCGCGGCATCTGCGCTCGATCGTCGATCGGGTGCGTCCGTCGGTGGAGGGGTTGCTGCGCACCGAACTGCGCCACGACATGGAGGCGCTGGTGCGTCACGCGGTGCGCGCCAACGTGAGCCTGGCGGCCAGCCACCTGCGCTACGGGTCCGAGGTGCTCGAACAGTTGATTCAGGACGACCGCCTCCGCGTGGTGGGCGCCGAGTATTCGCTGGAAACCGGCGTGGTCGAGTTCTTCGATGGCGTGAACCTGGACTGACGGCGCGCTCGGCTCTGGCGGGACGGGGCGCAACGGGAACACCGTGCGCCAACTCGCGGCGCTGGCCGGGGTGGCCCGAGCCGCCGTACATTCAGCCCCGACCCGCACCGGCTGTTCCGCCCTCACCCGGAAGCGCCATGAATACCCGCCGCCAGTTTCTGATCCAGGCTCCCATCGGTCTGCTCGGCGTGCTCGCCGCGTGTCGCGGCGACGAACCGAAGCCCGGCACGCAGACCACGACGCCGGGTGCGCCCCCGGCGTTCAACACGGCGCCCGCCGCGGGGCCCGAAGTGTCGCCTGCCACGTTCGCCGAGGCGGAGAAGCTCGTGCAGGTGCAGTTGACCGATGCGCAGCGCACGATGGCGGCGAAGAGCTGGCGCACCTCGATGGCCGGTGTGCTCGAACGCCGCACCGGTCCGCGGAAGATCGCCCTCGAACCGGAACTCGCACCGGCCACGGTCTGGAATCCCATTTTGCCGGGCCAGACGCCGGGCCCCGCGCGCGACCGATTCGCGCGCAGTGCCGGCGATCCGGGGCCGCTACCCTCGAACGACGAGGATATCGCGTTCGCACCGGTCACCAGGCTCTCCCGGTGGATCGAGACGCGGAAACTCACCTCCGAGCGCCTCACGCGCATCTACCTGGACCGCATCAAGCGGCTCAATCCGAAGATCAACTGCATCATCACGCTCACCGACGAGCACGCGCTGGCGCAGGCGAAGCAGGCCGACCGGGAGATCGCCGCCGGCAAGTACCGCGGGCCGCTGCATGGCATCCCGTTCGGCGTGAAGGACCTGCTCGACACCGCGGGCATCGCCACGACGTACGGCGCCGAGCCGTTCCGCAATCGGGTGCCCACGGCCGACTCCGCCGTCGTGAAGCGGCTGGACGACGCGGGCGCCGTGCTGGTCGCCAAGCTCAGCATGGGCGCGCTGGCGCTCAACGACATCTGGTTCGGCGGCCAGACCATGAATCCGTGGCTGCTGCAGGAGGGCGCTTCGGGATCGAGCGCCGGGCCCGGCGCCGCGACCGCGGCCGGCCTGGTGGGCTTCGCGATCGGCAGCGAGACGCAGGGCAGCATCATCAGTCCGAGCATGCGGTGCGGGGTGACGGGGCTCCGCCCCACGTACGGTCGGGTGCCGCGCACCGGCGCGATGACGCTCTGCTGGACGCTCGACAAGCTGGGCCCGATGGCCCGCTCGGTGGAGGACACGATGCTCGTGCTGCGGGCGATCTCGGGGCCGGATGCCGGCGACGTGGCCAGCCTGCCCAGCCGTCTGGATTACGACGCGAGCGCGCCGGTGAAGGGGCTGCGCGTGGGCTACTTCCCGGCGTGGATGAAGGAAGCACCGGCCACCGACGTGGACCGGGCCGCGCTGGACCTCGTGGGCGAACTCGGCATGGTGGCCACCCCGGTCGCGATCCCCGACTGGCCATACGACTCTCTGAATGTCATGCTGTTCGCCGAGGCCGCGGCGGCGTTCGAGGAGCTGACGCTGAGCGGACAGGCCGACCAGATGAAGATGCAGGTGCCCGACGCCTGGCCCAATGTGTTCCGCGAGGCGCGCTTTCTCTCGGCGGTGGACTTCGTGCAGGGCGATCGCCTGCGGCGCAAAGTGGCCGACGAGATGGCGCGCGTGATGGCCCAGGTGGACCTGTTGCTCGTGCCATCGCTGCGCGACGAGATGCTCGTGGTCTCGAACAACACCGGGCACCCGTCGCTCACGCTGCGCACCGGGTTCGTGCAGGTCTCGGAGGCGCGCAGCGACTGGGCGCCCGATCCGGCGCACCCACTGCCGAAATTCTCGCCCCCGCGGCGCGTGCCGCACGGCGTGACGCTCGTGGGCCGGTTGTTCGACGAGGGCACGGTCGCGCGCGCGGGATTGGCCCTCGAGCGCAAGGCCAACGTGGCGGGCGAGCGGCCGCCGGGGTTCTGACCTTCGGTTCCCCGGCGGTCCGCCGCTGGCCGATTCAGGGAGCGGCCGTCATTGGATGCCCCCGGACTGCCGGATGGCCGCGCGCAGGCGCTCCTCGCCGGCTCTGGCCTGCTGGTCCAGGTCCTCGAATACCGAGAACTGGGCGGGGGTCGGTGCGGCGTAGGCCAGATCGATGTCGGCCGCGAGATAGGCCAGGTGGCTGCGCAGCTTGGTCTCGTGCAGCAGACTCCCCTCGCTGGAATGCAGGTCGAGCTGCACGAGGCCCTTGATGGCGGTGTCCAGTACCGCGGCCGGCCGGCCGCCGGCCGCGAGCCGATCGCGCACCTCGATCGCGCGATTGATGGTCCGATCGAGCGAATCCAGCGCGCCGTGGATCTTGAGCTGGAGGGCCAGCCGGCTCTCGAGTGCTTCCTGACCGGTGTGAATTCTGGGATCGAGCGCCACGTCGAACGTCTGCGTCATCTCGTGCCCGCCGTAGCGCAACACCACCCGGTAGCTCCCGGGGGTGACCATCGGCCCGTCCACCTCGTCGGGCAGTCCGCCGGCAGCGATCGGCGGCTCGAATCCGGTGACCTCGGTGGCGTCGGGGTAGCGCAGATCCCACTGGAAGCGGTTCATGCCGGGCGCGATGCCCGTGAGCCGTTGCTCCGCCGCGAGCTTCCGCTGCGGGGGACTCTCCTGTTCCAACTGCGCGGCCGTGGGCGTGACCTTCGCTTTCGGGTGGAGATCGAACTGCCGGATCATCCGGCCCTGAGCGTCGGTGAACGACAGGGTCACGGGCGTCTTGCCATCGTAGTTGGACGGAACCTGGAAGAACACCGTGGCACCGAACGGCGGATTCTCTCCGGCGTCGCCTCCACCGCGTCCGCCGCCGGATCCGTAGGCGTGCGTCAGCCACGCCTGCTGCGGCGTGAACAGCGCCGCGCTGTCGGCGGGCGGCGCCGAGCGTCTGGTCATCTGCTCGAGCAGCGCGAGGTTGTCCAGTATCCAGAACGCGCGCCCGTGCGTGGCGATCACCACGTCGCCCTGGCGGGTGTTGATGGCCACGTCGCGCACCTGCACGGGAGGAAGGTTGAGCGACAGCGGCTGCCACCGCGTCCCGCCGTCGAGCGTCACGTACACGGTGCGCTTGGTCGCGAGGAACAGCAGATCGGCATCGTTCGGGTCCTGCCGGACCGCGAACACGTAATCGTCGTGCGACACGCCCTGGGTGATCGGCGTCCAGTGCTGGCCCAGGTCCGTGGTCTTGAACACGTAGGGGGTGAAGTCATCCCACATGTAGCGTTCAACCGTGAGATAGGCGGTTCCGCGGTCCACGTGCGACGGCTCGATGGAGCTGACGTCCGACCAGGTGGGCAACCCCGGCGGGGTCACGGCCTGCCAGTGCGCGCCGCCGTCGGTGGTCACGTGCACGAGCCCGTCGGACGAGCCGGCCCAGATCTCTTGGCCGTCCATCGGGGAGACCGCGATGGCCGACACGTAGGGATAGACCTCGGCGCTCGACTGATCGAGGTCGATCGGGCCGCCGCTCGGGACTTCGGTGGCCGGGTCGTTGCGCGTGAGGTCCGGGCTGATCGTCTGCCAGGTCTGTCCGTGGTCGTCGCTCTTCATCACGTACTGCGAACCGATCAGGAGTTCGTTCGGATCGGCCGGTGAGAAGAGGATCGGGTGCGTCCAGGCGAAGCGGTACTTGAGTTCGGCCGACGACGCGCCTTCCTGATAGTTCGGCCAGGGGCTGACGCTCTGGTACTCTTCCGTGGACTGATCGCGCCTGAGGAAGATGCTGAAGTAGCCGGCGCCGTACGTGAGATTGGGCTGGCCCGGTTGGGGCACCGACGGCGTGCTCTCGCCGTATGCCGTGGACGTCCAGGCGCTCAATGGCACGCTCTGCTGGCTCGTCGCGCTTGGTCCGCCCACCGAGCCCTCGTCCTGTTGCGCGCCGTACATGTGGAACGGGAACTGGTCGTCCAGATTCACGTGGTAGAACTGCCCCGTGGGCTGGTTGTGTTCGGTGCTCCAGGTCTTGCCGCCGTCGGTGGAGACCGTGGCGCCCCCGTCATTGCCCTCGAGCAGGATCTTCGGATCGTGGGGATTGATCCAGACCACGTGATTGTCCCCGTGCGGCGGGTGGAGCGGCGTGAACGTCTTGGCGCCGTCGTGGGACACGAACAGGCCGTCCACTTCGGGCATGTACACCGTGTTGGGATTCGTCGGATCGGCGAAGATCGCCATGTAGTAGAACGCGCGTTGCCGGAGTTTCCATTCCGCGTTCACGCGCTTCCAGGTGGCGCCGCCGTCGCCGGAGCGGAACACGCCGCCGTTCTTGGCCTGGATGATGGTGTAGACCACGTCGGGATCGCTCGCCGCCACGGTGATGCCGATCTTGCCGAGCATCTCGTGCGGCAGGCCCGGATGGCGGGAGATGTTGGTCCAGTGCGCGCCGCCATCGGTGGTCTTGTAGATCCCGCTCCCCGCGCCTCCGCTCACCAGCGTCCAGGGCTTCCGGTAGGCCTGCCACATGGCAGCATACAGCACGTTCGGGTGCTGCGGGTCCATGACCAGGTTGATCGCGCCGGTGCTGTCGTTGACGAACAGCACGCGCGTCCAGGTGCGACCGCCGTTGGTGGTCTTGAACACGCCCCGGTACTGGTCCGGTGTGAACACGTGCCCCATGGACGAGGCGTACACGACGTCCGGGTTCTTGGGATCGATGACGAGATTACTGATCGTGTGCGTGTCCTCGAGGCCGGCGCGCGCCCACGTCTTGCCGCCATCCGCCGATCGGAAGACCCCGTCGCCCGAGATCATGTCGCCGCGAATGTCGCTCTCGCCGGTGCCGGCGTAGAGGACGCGCGGGTTGGACGGCGCCACGGCGATCGCGCCGATGCTGTTGCTCGTGCCCGGCAAGGTGCTGTCGGAGACGTTGGTCCATCGGATGCCGTAGTCCGTGCTCTTCCAGATGCCGCCGTCCACGGCGCCCATATAGAAAAGATTGGGATTTCCCGGGTCCCCGCTCACGGTCACGACGCGGCCGCCGACGTACGGGCCCACGCTGCGCCAGCGCAGGGCGCTGAGCGGCGGGCCGGCGACGGCCGTCTGAGCGGCGGCCCTTCCCGGCGCCATGATGATGGCGGCGGTCAGGGCGGCGGTGAACAGCGAGCGGGTCTTGGTGAGCGCGATGGTGAGGCGTGTCATGCGCATGCTCCTCGGAAGCAACGGCCAGCGTTCTTCGGCGGACGTGGGTAGCGAGGGTTGGGGGACCCACTGACATACTAGCACCACCACACCATTATTGACCAATGGGCTACCGGTGGGCGGCCGATGCGATCGTGGCGGTGCACTTCGGATTCGTGGCGTTCGTGGTGCTGGGTGGCCTGCTGTGCCTCCGCTGGCCGCGCGCCGCGTGGGTCCACGTGCCCGCCGTGGTGTGGGGCGCATTCGTCGAGTACAGCGGGGTGATCTGTCCGCTTACGCCGCTCGAAGTGTCGTTACGCGAGCGCGGCCGGGAAGTGGGCTACGCGGGCGGATTCGTGGAGCACTATCTCATCCCCATCCTCTACCCTCACGGGCTCACCCATCACGTGCAGGTGATCCTGGGCACGTTCGTCCTCGTGCTCAATGTGGCGATCTACCTCGACGTGATCAGGCGCTGGCGGCGCTCGACGCCAGCCGGCCGGCGCTGAGCGCCGGGCGCGCTCCTGGGTGAATCTCGGCAATTGCCTCCCCGGCGCATGGGGTGCATGTTGTACCCCCACTCCCCCCGAACACCCCCGACGCCGGGATCCGCCCTTTGTCCAGTTCGCCCTCGCACGGTACACGGGATGCGCTCGCTCGACGCCAGGCCGCACTGCTGCGTCTGAGCACGGGCATCGCGGAGGCGGCGGACGAGGACGAGGTCTGCGCGCGCGTGGTGCACGGGCTGCGGGACGACTCGCTGGGCTATCAGTTCGTGGGCATCTTCCTCGTGGACGAGGCGACGGGCGGCCGGCGCATGCGCGCCAGCGTCGGATGGTCCGACATCCCACCCGACATGATGATCCCCGCGGGCGAGGGGCTGAGCTATCGGGCGATCGCCACCGGCCGCCTGCACTACACCCCCGACGTCGCCCTGGAGCCCGCGTACATCCCCGGACTCAGCACGGGCTGCGAGGTGGACGTCCCGCTGCTCATCGACGGCAAGGCGATCGGCGTGCTCGTGGTGGAGTCCGAGACGCCCAACGCGTTCGACCACGACGATCTCGAGATCCTGGGCGCGGCCACCAACCAGGCCGGCATCGCGATCGCGCGGGCGCGGTTGGCGCACGAGCAGCGGCGGCTGTTGGCGATCGAGCGGCGGCGCGGCGAGGAGCAGCGCGCGCTCCTGGAGACGATGGCGGATCTGTCCGGCGAACTGGAGCTGTCGAAGCTGCTGCAATCGGTGCTCGAGCGCGCGGTGGGCCTGCTGGGCGCATCGGCCGGAGAACTCGCCGAGTTCGACCCCGTGAAGCGGGAGCTCGTGGTCGCCGCGAACTTCCACGTGGACCCGCCGACCATCGGCATGCGGCTCAAGCCCGGCGAGGGGGCGATGGGGCGCGCCGCGGAGACCGGCGAACCGCTGATCATTGCCGACTACACCCAGTGGGCCGGCCGTTCGACGAAGTACTCCGGGATCGACGCCCACGCGGCGCTCGCCGCGCCGCTGATGATGGGCGGCCGTCTGGTGGGCGCATTCAACATCTGGACCACCGATCCCACCCGCGCGTTCGGCGCCGACGACTTGCGGCTGCTCAACATGTTCGGCCCGCACGCCGCGGTGGCCATCGAGAAGGCGCGGTTGTTTGCCGACGCGCAGCGCGAACGGCAGTACTTCCAGGAACTCGTGCGGAACAGCCCCGTGGCGATCGTCACGCTGGACCCCGAGCACCGGGTGGTCTCGTGCAACCCCGCGTTCGAATCCCTGTACGGGTACGCCGAACCGGAACTGGTGGGCCGCAACCTCGACGAACTGATCACCACCGCGGAATCGCGTTCGGAGGCCGTGGGCTACACCAAGCAGGCGGTCGGCACGACGGTGCGCGGCGTCGGCCGGCGCCGCCGGAAGGACGGATCGGTGGTGGACGTCGAGGTGCTGGCGGTGCCCGTGGTGGTGAACGGCGAGCGCGTGGGGATGATGGGCCTGTATCACGACATCACGGAACTGCTCGCGGCGCGCCGGGAAGCGGAATCGGCCAACGCGGCCAAGAGCCAGTTCC
This DNA window, taken from Gemmatimonadaceae bacterium, encodes the following:
- a CDS encoding carbonic anhydrase, with product MISAREALARLQEGNRRFVSRIGTHQPALQDSRPFELAMEQQPFAIVLGCSDARVPAEIVFDQGLGDLFVIRVAGNIVAPSQIGSVEFAASRFGTPLVVVLGHSQCGAVLATIEELQRPAETQSRHLRSIVDRVRPSVEGLLRTELRHDMEALVRHAVRANVSLAASHLRYGSEVLEQLIQDDRLRVVGAEYSLETGVVEFFDGVNLD
- a CDS encoding amidase family protein, with translation MNTRRQFLIQAPIGLLGVLAACRGDEPKPGTQTTTPGAPPAFNTAPAAGPEVSPATFAEAEKLVQVQLTDAQRTMAAKSWRTSMAGVLERRTGPRKIALEPELAPATVWNPILPGQTPGPARDRFARSAGDPGPLPSNDEDIAFAPVTRLSRWIETRKLTSERLTRIYLDRIKRLNPKINCIITLTDEHALAQAKQADREIAAGKYRGPLHGIPFGVKDLLDTAGIATTYGAEPFRNRVPTADSAVVKRLDDAGAVLVAKLSMGALALNDIWFGGQTMNPWLLQEGASGSSAGPGAATAAGLVGFAIGSETQGSIISPSMRCGVTGLRPTYGRVPRTGAMTLCWTLDKLGPMARSVEDTMLVLRAISGPDAGDVASLPSRLDYDASAPVKGLRVGYFPAWMKEAPATDVDRAALDLVGELGMVATPVAIPDWPYDSLNVMLFAEAAAAFEELTLSGQADQMKMQVPDAWPNVFREARFLSAVDFVQGDRLRRKVADEMARVMAQVDLLLVPSLRDEMLVVSNNTGHPSLTLRTGFVQVSEARSDWAPDPAHPLPKFSPPRRVPHGVTLVGRLFDEGTVARAGLALERKANVAGERPPGF
- a CDS encoding glycosyl hydrolase, which produces MTRLTIALTKTRSLFTAALTAAIIMAPGRAAAQTAVAGPPLSALRWRSVGPYVGGRVVTVSGDPGNPNLFYMGAVDGGIWKSTDYGIRWTNVSDSTLPGTSNSIGAIAVAPSNPRVLYAGTGESDIRGDMISGDGVFRSADGGKTWARAGLEDTHTISNLVIDPKNPDVVYASSMGHVFTPDQYRGVFKTTNGGRTWTRVLFVNDSTGAINLVMDPQHPNVLYAAMWQAYRKPWTLVSGGAGSGIYKTTDGGAHWTNISRHPGLPHEMLGKIGITVAASDPDVVYTIIQAKNGGVFRSGDGGATWKRVNAEWKLRQRAFYYMAIFADPTNPNTVYMPEVDGLFVSHDGAKTFTPLHPPHGDNHVVWINPHDPKILLEGNDGGATVSTDGGKTWSTEHNQPTGQFYHVNLDDQFPFHMYGAQQDEGSVGGPSATSQQSVPLSAWTSTAYGESTPSVPQPGQPNLTYGAGYFSIFLRRDQSTEEYQSVSPWPNYQEGASSAELKYRFAWTHPILFSPADPNELLIGSQYVMKSDDHGQTWQTISPDLTRNDPATEVPSGGPIDLDQSSAEVYPYVSAIAVSPMDGQEIWAGSSDGLVHVTTDGGAHWQAVTPPGLPTWSDVSSIEPSHVDRGTAYLTVERYMWDDFTPYVFKTTDLGQHWTPITQGVSHDDYVFAVRQDPNDADLLFLATKRTVYVTLDGGTRWQPLSLNLPPVQVRDVAINTRQGDVVIATHGRAFWILDNLALLEQMTRRSAPPADSAALFTPQQAWLTHAYGSGGGRGGGDAGENPPFGATVFFQVPSNYDGKTPVTLSFTDAQGRMIRQFDLHPKAKVTPTAAQLEQESPPQRKLAAEQRLTGIAPGMNRFQWDLRYPDATEVTGFEPPIAAGGLPDEVDGPMVTPGSYRVVLRYGGHEMTQTFDVALDPRIHTGQEALESRLALQLKIHGALDSLDRTINRAIEVRDRLAAGGRPAAVLDTAIKGLVQLDLHSSEGSLLHETKLRSHLAYLAADIDLAYAAPTPAQFSVFEDLDQQARAGEERLRAAIRQSGGIQ
- a CDS encoding DUF2784 domain-containing protein; protein product: MGYRWAADAIVAVHFGFVAFVVLGGLLCLRWPRAAWVHVPAVVWGAFVEYSGVICPLTPLEVSLRERGREVGYAGGFVEHYLIPILYPHGLTHHVQVILGTFVLVLNVAIYLDVIRRWRRSTPAGRR
- a CDS encoding GAF domain-containing protein, whose translation is MSSSPSHGTRDALARRQAALLRLSTGIAEAADEDEVCARVVHGLRDDSLGYQFVGIFLVDEATGGRRMRASVGWSDIPPDMMIPAGEGLSYRAIATGRLHYTPDVALEPAYIPGLSTGCEVDVPLLIDGKAIGVLVVESETPNAFDHDDLEILGAATNQAGIAIARARLAHEQRRLLAIERRRGEEQRALLETMADLSGELELSKLLQSVLERAVGLLGASAGELAEFDPVKRELVVAANFHVDPPTIGMRLKPGEGAMGRAAETGEPLIIADYTQWAGRSTKYSGIDAHAALAAPLMMGGRLVGAFNIWTTDPTRAFGADDLRLLNMFGPHAAVAIEKARLFADAQRERQYFQELVRNSPVAIVTLDPEHRVVSCNPAFESLYGYAEPELVGRNLDELITTAESRSEAVGYTKQAVGTTVRGVGRRRRKDGSVVDVEVLAVPVVVNGERVGMMGLYHDITELLAARREAESANAAKSQFLASMSHELRTPLNAILGYSEMLQEDAADAGQAGLIPDLEKINAAGRHLLTLINDVLDLSKIEAGKMELTTETFAVRPLVVTVASTVAPLIDRNGNRLVVEIGDDVGEMDGDGLRVRQILLNFLSNAAKFTDHGTITLSARRAGDEMLFAVGDTGIGMTEEQLGRLFQAFAQAEASTAAKYGGTGLGLAISKKFCEMMGGRVAVESVPGEGTTFTVRLPVGGPAAVVEMVTAVEGTDGPTVLVIDDDPAARGLLQKMLARDGFRVVTAADGKTGLAMARSKRPAAITLDVMMPGMDGWAVLTALKSDPDLTEIPVVMVTVLEDSQLGFALGAADYLTKPVERARLVEALTRDRGSAAEAEASLRQQGWRIAVPETNRAVLVAEMRALIAGRAVGRAS